A single Petrotoga sp. 9PW.55.5.1 DNA region contains:
- a CDS encoding polysaccharide pyruvyl transferase family protein produces the protein MKKIFLIGFYGYGNYGDDLLLKSIMIILNEINFDGILYLPLENDLHFDEKFSFQIIKISRMNFYELRRSIKDSDIIIFGGGNLFQSETSYRSFMYYHYIASLGIKFSKIILLLSQGFGSFSETRSIRKLKKILAYPKLYANLRDKTSFNFAKKINNNISLGVDIGPYLFINFPFKKTNKISVCLKEEHDLDILTDFISAFEDFSISTLVINSSQDALRNYELVENIRKKTKLKADFPFKESQKITEEISQSKIIISDRLHSALIGIFFGGHTITFNNVKNKRVLKNIREDYNFFYKNTSEIPFAYYDAISSNYNFRDMSVIYREKLNETILNIKKLIQSVL, from the coding sequence ATGAAAAAAATTTTTTTAATCGGATTTTACGGTTATGGTAATTATGGAGATGATTTGTTATTAAAGAGTATTATGATTATATTAAACGAAATAAATTTTGATGGAATATTATATTTGCCTCTAGAAAACGATTTACATTTTGATGAAAAATTTTCTTTTCAAATAATAAAAATATCAAGAATGAATTTTTACGAACTCAGAAGAAGCATAAAGGATTCTGATATTATTATTTTTGGTGGAGGAAACTTGTTTCAATCTGAAACTTCTTATCGAAGTTTTATGTATTATCACTACATTGCTTCTTTAGGAATTAAATTCAGTAAAATTATACTCCTCTTATCTCAAGGATTTGGTTCTTTTAGTGAAACCAGAAGTATACGTAAATTAAAAAAAATTCTTGCCTACCCAAAATTATACGCTAATCTAAGGGATAAAACTTCCTTTAATTTTGCAAAAAAAATCAACAACAACATTTCTTTAGGTGTTGATATAGGTCCATATCTATTTATAAATTTCCCATTTAAAAAAACAAACAAAATTTCCGTTTGTCTAAAAGAAGAACATGATTTAGACATCCTAACTGATTTCATTTCTGCTTTCGAGGATTTTTCTATTTCAACATTAGTTATAAATTCTAGTCAAGATGCCTTGAGAAACTACGAGCTTGTTGAAAATATTAGGAAAAAAACTAAGCTAAAAGCAGATTTCCCTTTTAAAGAATCACAAAAAATCACAGAGGAAATATCTCAATCCAAAATAATTATATCAGATCGCTTACATAGTGCATTAATTGGAATTTTTTTTGGAGGTCATACTATTACATTTAACAATGTGAAAAACAAAAGAGTCCTTAAAAACATAAGAGAAGATTACAATTTTTTTTACAAAAATACTTCGGAAATACCTTTTGCCTACTATGATGCTATCTCTTCAAACTATAATTTTAGAGATATGAGTGTTATTTATAGGGAGAAATTAAATGAAACCATTTTGAATATTAAAAAGCTTATTCAAAGCGTCTTATAA
- the flgB gene encoding flagellar basal body rod protein FlgB produces the protein MFDNINFGIIPKTMDALSLRQTTISQNIANYETPGYKRKYVEFEDELQKALNKGKNLELKVNKQQHINNTLSFEKIQPNIQIDNSRGLRDDGNNVDPEVELINMTQNTLKYNTLSRLTTYAIQRYETAIRGGK, from the coding sequence ATGTTTGATAACATAAACTTTGGAATCATTCCTAAAACTATGGATGCTCTTTCTTTAAGACAAACAACCATCTCTCAAAATATTGCAAATTATGAAACTCCGGGATACAAAAGAAAATATGTTGAATTTGAAGATGAATTACAAAAAGCTTTGAACAAAGGTAAAAATTTAGAACTAAAAGTAAACAAGCAACAACATATAAATAATACCTTATCTTTTGAAAAAATTCAACCAAATATTCAAATTGATAATTCAAGGGGCTTAAGAGATGATGGCAACAATGTTGACCCAGAAGTAGAGTTAATAAATATGACTCAAAATACTTTAAAATACAATACTTTATCAAGATTAACAACTTATGCAATTCAACGATATGAAACTGCAATCAGAGGTGGAAAATGA
- the flgC gene encoding flagellar basal body rod protein FlgC → MMDGLFKVLDIAASGMTAERFRLNVISQNLANSDTTRTEEGGPYRRKAIVFEEALNKTTKGREEFSGVKIFSIVDDPSPFRLVYDPNHPDANEEGYVEYPNVNVLREMIDMISAQRAYEMNAAVVNSAKSMYNSALGIGR, encoded by the coding sequence ATGATGGATGGTCTTTTTAAAGTTCTTGATATAGCAGCCAGTGGGATGACTGCAGAAAGATTTAGATTAAACGTTATATCTCAAAATTTGGCAAATTCAGATACCACTAGAACAGAAGAAGGAGGCCCTTATAGAAGAAAAGCTATAGTATTTGAGGAAGCTTTAAACAAAACGACAAAAGGAAGGGAAGAATTTTCAGGAGTAAAGATTTTTTCGATAGTTGATGATCCTTCACCTTTTAGGTTGGTTTATGATCCAAACCATCCTGATGCAAATGAAGAAGGTTATGTTGAATATCCAAATGTAAATGTTTTAAGAGAAATGATTGATATGATATCTGCTCAAAGAGCTTATGAAATGAATGCAGCTGTAGTTAATTCAGCAAAGAGCATGTACAATTCTGCGCTTGGTATCGGAAGATAA
- the fliE gene encoding flagellar hook-basal body complex protein FliE, with the protein MTDGINGINGLNNNNLFPETTKNKDKNLDFSQLLKDAIEEVNSLQKNADKVAADYAAGKITDIHQVMIAAEKASLSLKLTTEVTNRIVEAYKEIMRMQI; encoded by the coding sequence ATGACAGATGGTATCAATGGAATAAATGGTTTAAATAATAATAACCTGTTTCCAGAAACAACGAAAAATAAGGACAAAAATTTGGATTTTTCACAGTTACTAAAAGATGCTATTGAAGAGGTAAATTCTTTGCAGAAAAATGCTGATAAAGTTGCTGCAGATTACGCGGCCGGTAAAATTACTGATATTCATCAAGTTATGATAGCAGCTGAAAAAGCTTCTTTATCTTTAAAATTAACTACTGAAGTAACAAATCGAATAGTTGAAGCTTATAAAGAAATTATGAGGATGCAGATTTAA
- a CDS encoding MFS transporter — MTKQERSWILYDWANSAYSVAITTALLPIFFKDFAAAGMPDYLSTAYWGYASTIATLAVAIMAPILGTLADYRNYKKRFLLTFILIGVLFTSSLSLIQEGQWFFCLVLYILSSIGFSGANVFYDSFLTDVTTKERMNWVSSSGFGWGYIGSTIPFLIGLVFILNPSLVNLNSTIAATKLAFLITAAWWLIFSIPILKNVQQVYYVEKSKTPIKDSFARIGNFLKDMKTDKNVLLFLLAYFFYIDGVDTIIRMSTSYGMDVGLNSNDLLIVFLVIQIVAFPFALLYGKLSKKFSTKSLIYFAIFVYIFITIFAFFLETIVQFWILAMLVASSQGGIQALSRSLYGRMIPKEKSAEYFGFYNIFGKFSAILGPFLVGLFTQIGKSSRWGVVSLLFLFIVGGILFFFVKEPDKEFA, encoded by the coding sequence TTGACAAAACAGGAGAGAAGTTGGATTTTGTATGATTGGGCAAATTCTGCTTATTCTGTTGCGATAACTACCGCATTATTGCCGATTTTTTTTAAGGATTTTGCTGCTGCGGGTATGCCTGATTATTTATCAACCGCTTATTGGGGATATGCATCTACTATAGCCACTTTAGCTGTTGCGATAATGGCCCCCATATTAGGAACATTAGCTGATTATAGGAATTATAAAAAGAGATTTTTGTTAACTTTTATACTTATCGGTGTCCTTTTCACGTCTTCTTTATCTTTAATCCAAGAAGGACAGTGGTTTTTTTGTTTAGTGCTTTACATCTTATCAAGTATAGGATTTTCCGGAGCTAATGTTTTCTATGACTCTTTTCTAACTGATGTAACGACTAAAGAACGTATGAATTGGGTTTCTTCAAGTGGTTTTGGCTGGGGTTACATTGGAAGTACGATACCTTTTTTAATCGGTCTTGTTTTTATTTTAAACCCGTCTTTAGTTAATTTAAACTCAACTATAGCCGCAACTAAATTAGCCTTCTTAATTACAGCCGCTTGGTGGTTGATTTTCTCGATACCTATTCTAAAGAATGTTCAACAAGTTTATTATGTAGAAAAGTCGAAAACCCCTATTAAAGATTCTTTTGCGAGAATTGGGAATTTTTTAAAAGATATGAAAACAGACAAAAATGTTTTATTGTTTTTGCTTGCTTATTTTTTCTATATAGACGGAGTAGATACAATTATCAGAATGTCTACTTCATATGGTATGGATGTTGGTTTGAACTCTAACGATTTGCTGATAGTTTTTCTAGTAATTCAAATAGTTGCTTTTCCTTTTGCTTTACTTTATGGGAAATTATCAAAAAAGTTTTCTACAAAAAGTTTAATCTATTTTGCTATTTTCGTGTATATTTTTATAACCATTTTTGCTTTTTTCTTAGAAACTATTGTGCAATTTTGGATTCTAGCTATGCTTGTAGCATCGTCACAAGGAGGTATTCAAGCATTAAGTAGATCATTATATGGAAGGATGATACCAAAGGAGAAATCCGCCGAATATTTTGGTTTCTACAACATCTTTGGTAAATTCTCAGCTATTTTGGGCCCTTTCTTAGTAGGACTTTTTACACAAATAGGTAAAAGTTCAAGATGGGGGGTAGTAAGTTTGTTATTCCTTTTCATTGTAGGAGGGATTCTCTTCTTTTTTGTCAAAGAACCTGATAAAGAGTTTGCATAA
- the mgtE gene encoding magnesium transporter — protein MKIEVKVDIKRLINEKEFKVLKELLKDEEPADIVGMIEELPHDEKIVVFRFLPKDTAAEVFSQLEKDDQMELISLFKEDKLKEIIENMEPDDRADLLEELPANVVKKLLSHLSDEERKNTLVLLNYPEDSSGRIMNPNFLDLKENMTTKEALLYIKKEGSKKETIYTLFVIDNTRKLKGVVELKDLIFAQEEEKVKNIMNEDPTYVTVYENEEEVARIMQDYDLLAIPVVDSEKRLVGIITIDDIVDVLEESATEDIQKMAAVGVTETSYFHTSIFELVKSRVIWLGALLLFESVAVFVIEGFSDVLQKITILAAFMPTINAIGGNTGGQMSAIIIRSMALGDIDDNDLKKVLKKEIISGIILGIILGIIMFLRAIINTREPLIMLSLALSIVVVVIVSNLLGAILPFIAKKMKLDPALISGPFIATLMDILSMFFYFSIALLLLKDLL, from the coding sequence ATGAAAATTGAGGTAAAAGTCGATATCAAAAGGTTGATAAATGAAAAAGAGTTCAAAGTATTAAAAGAACTATTAAAAGACGAAGAACCCGCTGATATTGTTGGAATGATTGAAGAGTTACCACACGATGAGAAAATAGTTGTTTTTAGATTTTTACCCAAAGATACCGCTGCAGAAGTTTTTTCACAACTTGAAAAAGATGATCAGATGGAATTAATATCTCTTTTTAAAGAAGACAAATTGAAAGAAATTATTGAAAATATGGAACCGGATGATAGGGCTGATTTATTGGAAGAATTGCCCGCAAACGTTGTTAAAAAATTACTATCTCACTTGTCTGACGAAGAAAGAAAAAACACCCTTGTTCTACTTAATTATCCTGAAGATTCTTCTGGTAGGATAATGAATCCAAATTTTTTGGACTTAAAAGAAAATATGACAACAAAAGAAGCTCTTTTATATATAAAAAAGGAAGGAAGCAAAAAAGAAACTATATATACCTTATTTGTGATAGATAATACAAGGAAGTTAAAAGGTGTTGTAGAACTCAAAGACCTAATATTTGCTCAGGAAGAAGAGAAAGTAAAAAATATAATGAATGAAGACCCTACGTATGTAACAGTTTATGAAAACGAAGAAGAGGTAGCTAGAATTATGCAGGATTATGACTTGCTTGCAATTCCTGTTGTCGACAGTGAAAAAAGATTAGTGGGTATAATTACTATAGACGATATTGTAGATGTTTTAGAAGAATCTGCAACTGAAGATATACAAAAAATGGCAGCAGTAGGTGTAACAGAAACCTCGTATTTTCATACATCTATTTTTGAACTCGTTAAAAGTAGAGTTATTTGGTTGGGAGCATTATTGCTTTTTGAAAGTGTTGCTGTTTTTGTAATAGAAGGATTTTCGGATGTTTTACAAAAAATTACCATATTAGCTGCCTTTATGCCAACAATTAATGCGATCGGGGGTAATACGGGTGGTCAAATGTCTGCAATAATTATTAGATCCATGGCTTTGGGGGATATAGATGACAACGATTTGAAAAAAGTTTTGAAAAAAGAGATTATTTCTGGAATTATTTTGGGAATTATTTTGGGAATTATAATGTTTTTACGGGCGATTATAAACACGAGAGAACCATTGATTATGTTAAGTTTAGCCCTTTCAATAGTTGTCGTGGTAATCGTTTCAAATTTGTTAGGAGCAATATTACCATTTATAGCTAAAAAAATGAAGCTAGATCCTGCTCTAATATCTGGACCTTTTATAGCTACGTTGATGGACATTTTGAGTATGTTTTTCTATTTCTCAATTGCTTTATTACTTCTTAAGGATCTTTTATGA